The Methylobacterium currus genome contains a region encoding:
- a CDS encoding glycosyltransferase, with translation MHVGILTNFPTPKGGAEAVAIESARGLAEAGTAVTLIHGADGPADPMLDHPGIRRVGLGLIDVWERPAWRGAVEGVWNREAARRLDAALAALPARPDVLHLHQWTRSLSPAIFPVLARTGIPVAVTLHDYFLVCPNGVYYRFDRAEPCTLRPFSPACLAAPCDPQSRVHKAVRVARAVVQRAAIMRRFPPRRLDVVHVSDGSRARVEPMTRGAPFRHHRIDNPVRVARAAPADPASGDAIAFVGRFTREKGADLVAQAAQRAGLPSLFIGDGPLADALRAVPGAEVIGWRTPAEVEALLRRRARAVAAPARWLETGPLTVYEALAAGIPAIASDQAGAGEKIRHGETGFVVTPDVAVLAEVFGRLRDDALVRRLGQAAHARYWAAPMTLAAHAAALRDLYAGMVGAAEAPSFQRSAVM, from the coding sequence TTTTCCGACGCCGAAAGGCGGCGCCGAGGCGGTCGCGATCGAATCCGCCCGCGGTCTCGCCGAGGCCGGCACCGCCGTCACGCTGATCCACGGGGCCGACGGGCCGGCCGACCCGATGCTCGACCATCCGGGAATCCGCCGCGTCGGGCTCGGCCTCATCGACGTCTGGGAGCGGCCGGCCTGGCGCGGCGCGGTCGAGGGAGTCTGGAACCGGGAGGCGGCGCGGCGTCTCGACGCGGCGCTCGCGGCCCTGCCGGCGCGGCCCGACGTGCTGCACCTGCACCAATGGACCCGCTCGCTCTCGCCGGCGATCTTTCCGGTGCTGGCGCGCACCGGAATCCCGGTGGCGGTCACGCTGCACGATTACTTCCTGGTCTGCCCGAACGGCGTCTATTACCGCTTCGACCGGGCCGAGCCCTGCACCCTGCGGCCGTTCTCGCCCGCCTGCCTCGCCGCCCCCTGCGATCCGCAATCGCGGGTTCACAAGGCGGTGCGCGTGGCCCGGGCGGTGGTGCAACGGGCGGCCATCATGCGGCGCTTTCCCCCGCGCCGGCTCGATGTCGTCCACGTCTCCGACGGCAGCCGGGCGCGAGTCGAGCCGATGACGCGCGGTGCGCCGTTTCGTCACCACCGGATCGACAACCCGGTTCGGGTCGCGCGCGCCGCCCCGGCCGATCCGGCTTCCGGCGACGCCATCGCCTTCGTCGGCCGCTTCACCCGCGAGAAGGGGGCGGATCTGGTGGCGCAGGCGGCGCAGCGGGCCGGCCTGCCGTCCCTGTTCATCGGCGACGGGCCGCTCGCCGACGCGCTGCGCGCCGTGCCGGGGGCCGAGGTGATCGGCTGGCGTACGCCGGCGGAGGTCGAGGCGCTGCTGCGCCGCCGGGCCCGGGCCGTGGCGGCGCCGGCGCGCTGGCTGGAGACCGGCCCGCTCACGGTCTACGAGGCCCTGGCCGCCGGCATTCCGGCGATCGCCTCCGACCAGGCCGGCGCCGGCGAGAAGATCCGCCACGGCGAGACCGGCTTCGTCGTCACGCCCGACGTCGCCGTGCTCGCCGAAGTGTTCGGCCGGTTGCGGGACGATGCCCTGGTGCGCCGGCTCGGCCAGGCGGCCCATGCGCGCTACTGGGCCGCCCCGATGACCCTCGCCGCCCACGCCGCCGCGCTGCGCGACCTCTATGCGGGGATGGTCGGTGCGGCCGAGGCGCCATCTTTTCAGCGCAGTGCTGTCATGTGA
- a CDS encoding rod-binding protein: MSITPPSDIVLDVARAADPSRYQEAAAKLSQPGSAGATAFADAARDVGLSTHVPLDARGALLTLQNQTAMTGAGSDPYKKFEGLVLQQFVEAMMPEKSETVYGKGNAGGIWKSMLSEQIGAQIAKAGGIGIARMLNAAHPAAPAAAPADAANPAAKV, from the coding sequence ATGAGCATCACACCGCCCTCCGACATCGTGCTCGACGTGGCCCGGGCCGCCGATCCGTCGCGCTACCAGGAGGCCGCCGCCAAGCTGTCGCAGCCGGGCAGCGCCGGTGCGACCGCCTTCGCGGACGCGGCGCGGGATGTCGGGCTCTCGACCCACGTGCCGCTCGATGCCCGCGGCGCGCTCCTCACCCTGCAGAACCAGACCGCGATGACCGGCGCCGGCAGCGACCCGTACAAGAAGTTCGAGGGGCTGGTGCTGCAGCAATTCGTCGAGGCGATGATGCCGGAGAAGTCCGAGACCGTGTACGGCAAGGGCAATGCCGGCGGCATCTGGAAGTCGATGCTGTCCGAGCAGATCGGTGCCCAGATCGCCAAGGCCGGCGGCATCGGCATCGCCAGGATGCTGAACGCCGCCCATCCGGCCGCCCCGGCCGCCGCACCGGCGGATGCCGCCAACCCCGCGGCCAAGGTGTGA
- a CDS encoding DegQ family serine endoprotease, whose product MHRPSTSLLLAALLLGVAHPAAAQAESVPPFRALQDNRQENRVVPESKAQVQLSFAPLVKRAAPSVVNVYGTHVEKRAANRGAMDEFLRRFFGDASPNLPQERAQRSLGSGVIVDASGLIVTNNHVIENMNEVKVALNDRREFEAQILLRDPRTDLAILKVKSPNGGLTPMEIGDSEHLQVGDFVIAIGNPFGVGQTVTQGIVSALARTQVGSADYQFFIQTDAAINPGNSGGALVDLNGGLVGINTAIYSQSGGSHGIGFAIPASMVKAVVETAKGGARTVRRPWLGARLQHVTPDIADSVGLDHPTGVLVASMQPKSPAEEAGLKRGDVVLAVDGQTVDDPEAFGYRFALKGIKGETKLTVLRGATRTTVPVRLGPAPETRPRDTLKVKTRSPFLGATAVNLSPAVAEDLQLDLPTQAQADGVIIAEVEGGSLANRAGLQKGDLVVAVNGAPVATTKDLERMTRTSASMWEVTISRGGQQLTSVFGG is encoded by the coding sequence ATGCACCGCCCGTCGACCTCCCTGCTGCTCGCCGCGCTCCTCCTCGGAGTCGCCCATCCGGCGGCCGCGCAGGCCGAGTCGGTGCCGCCCTTCCGTGCCCTGCAGGACAACCGGCAGGAAAACCGGGTCGTGCCCGAATCGAAGGCGCAGGTGCAGCTCTCCTTCGCGCCGCTGGTCAAGCGCGCCGCGCCCTCCGTGGTCAATGTCTACGGCACCCATGTGGAGAAGCGCGCCGCCAATCGCGGTGCCATGGACGAGTTCCTGCGCCGCTTCTTCGGCGATGCGAGCCCGAACCTGCCGCAGGAGCGGGCGCAGCGCTCGCTCGGCTCGGGCGTCATCGTCGACGCCTCGGGGCTGATCGTCACCAACAACCACGTCATCGAGAACATGAACGAGGTGAAGGTGGCGCTGAACGACCGGCGCGAGTTCGAGGCGCAGATCCTGCTGCGCGACCCCCGCACCGACCTCGCCATCCTGAAGGTCAAGAGCCCGAATGGCGGCCTCACCCCGATGGAGATCGGCGATTCCGAGCACCTGCAGGTCGGCGACTTCGTGATCGCGATCGGCAACCCGTTCGGCGTCGGCCAGACGGTGACGCAGGGCATCGTCTCGGCGCTGGCCCGCACCCAGGTCGGCTCGGCCGATTACCAGTTCTTCATCCAGACCGACGCGGCGATCAATCCGGGCAATTCGGGCGGGGCGCTGGTCGACCTCAATGGCGGCCTCGTCGGCATCAACACGGCGATCTACTCGCAATCCGGCGGCAGCCACGGCATCGGCTTCGCCATCCCCGCCAGCATGGTCAAGGCGGTGGTGGAGACCGCCAAGGGCGGCGCCCGCACGGTGCGCCGGCCCTGGCTCGGCGCGCGCCTCCAGCACGTGACCCCGGACATCGCCGACAGCGTCGGCCTCGACCATCCGACCGGGGTGCTGGTGGCCTCGATGCAGCCCAAGAGCCCGGCCGAGGAGGCCGGACTGAAGCGCGGCGACGTGGTCCTGGCGGTGGACGGCCAGACCGTCGACGACCCGGAGGCCTTCGGCTACCGCTTCGCCCTCAAGGGCATCAAGGGCGAGACCAAGCTCACGGTCCTGCGCGGCGCCACCCGCACCACGGTGCCGGTGCGGCTCGGGCCGGCGCCGGAGACCCGCCCGCGCGACACCCTGAAGGTGAAGACCCGCTCGCCCTTCCTCGGCGCCACCGCGGTCAACCTGTCGCCGGCGGTGGCCGAGGACCTGCAGCTCGACCTCCCGACGCAGGCGCAAGCCGACGGCGTGATCATCGCCGAGGTCGAGGGCGGCAGCCTCGCCAACCGGGCCGGCCTGCAGAAGGGCGACCTCGTGGTGGCGGTGAACGGCGCCCCGGTGGCCACGACCAAGGATCTGGAGCGCATGACCCGCACCAGCGCCTCGATGTGGGAGGTGACGATCAGCCGGGGCGGGCAGCAGCTGACGTCGGTGTTCGGGGGGTAG
- a CDS encoding flagellar protein FlgN codes for MLLASIKRLEAVIEEETEALEAHAPADLDGLTRRKSQGLLELTRLTRGLDLAALDATVAIHLARLRDKLARNQQVVALHLRALEEIDATLAQVALAAESDGTYSARTSPRS; via the coding sequence ATGCTGCTCGCGAGCATCAAGCGGCTGGAGGCCGTGATCGAGGAGGAGACCGAGGCCCTGGAGGCGCATGCGCCCGCTGACCTCGACGGCCTCACCCGCCGCAAGAGCCAGGGGCTCCTCGAGCTCACCCGCCTCACCCGCGGCCTCGACCTCGCCGCGCTCGACGCCACGGTGGCGATCCACCTCGCGCGCCTGCGCGACAAGCTCGCCCGCAACCAGCAGGTCGTCGCCCTGCACCTGCGGGCGCTGGAGGAGATCGACGCGACCCTGGCGCAGGTGGCGCTCGCCGCGGAATCCGACGGCACCTACTCGGCGCGGACGAGCCCCCGGTCATGA